The following proteins come from a genomic window of Bartonella apihabitans:
- a CDS encoding phosphatase PAP2 family protein has translation MPNFVKLFTKIDDDAERLTRHSKKEFRIPRPYIAYGGASCARPSGYDYPSGHAMEGWTIARLLVEFFPERRAAIFTHARSLAESRVICGVHSVSAVEVDEHYSERLFERLKKLTSFQNDLSIARSEMDKLKEWSDKQGKCEKFPSQYVKPFSVRASFSQPYPANVVR, from the coding sequence ATGCCGAATTTCGTCAAGCTTTTCACAAAAATCGATGATGACGCAGAAAGACTGACACGACACTCCAAAAAAGAATTTAGAATTCCTCGTCCTTATATCGCTTATGGAGGCGCTTCTTGCGCGAGACCTTCAGGATACGATTATCCGTCCGGTCACGCCATGGAAGGGTGGACAATTGCACGCTTGCTGGTTGAATTTTTCCCTGAGCGGCGTGCGGCCATTTTTACCCATGCGCGCAGCCTTGCTGAAAGCCGCGTCATTTGCGGTGTCCATAGTGTCAGTGCTGTGGAAGTTGACGAACATTATTCGGAAAGACTTTTCGAACGCTTGAAAAAACTTACGTCCTTCCAAAATGATTTGTCCATTGCAAGAAGTGAAATGGACAAATTGAAAGAATGGTCTGACAAACAAGGAAAATGCGAAAAATTTCCGTCCCAATATGTCAAACCATTTTCTGTCAGAGCGTCTTTTTCCCAACCATATCCTGCTAATGTTGTGAGGTGA
- a CDS encoding MFS transporter — translation MNNAEQTARTKIAKDTLISDKDRRKALFGSAVGSTIEWYDYFLYGTMSATVFGHMFFPSEDPVVSQLLALTSFALAFLIRPIGGVFFSHIGDKIGRKKTLAITLSLMGSSTVAMGLLPTYESIGVLAPILLTILRLLQGVALGGEWGGGVLLAVEYSPPKKRGFFGAVPQTGAMLGLALGNAITSLLSYVFSEQTFLDYGWRIPFILSIVLVVIGMWIRNSIDETPSFKRVLAANKTNRIPLFDTFKTHKREVLVAIGAKVVETSTFFLYATFTISYLVGLGYERTTVLSIVLVSSVFAFPMMLVFGALSDRVGRKNVFVGGTVALILWAYPYFWLLNQGSLGCIFWAIFVGLAIIWPTYGAMIGTVLAEAFPADIRYTGMSLGYQLGAAIVGLADAVDRDSFVGTLWRKLYTDCHLPYLLWYDLLIGHGLYQRPYWCRS, via the coding sequence ATGAACAACGCTGAACAAACGGCGCGAACCAAAATAGCAAAAGACACACTCATTTCCGATAAAGATCGGCGCAAGGCACTTTTCGGCAGTGCGGTCGGTTCTACCATTGAGTGGTATGATTATTTTCTCTACGGGACGATGTCTGCCACAGTTTTCGGACATATGTTTTTCCCCAGTGAAGACCCGGTTGTCAGTCAGCTGCTCGCGCTCACATCCTTCGCGCTGGCTTTTTTGATTAGACCTATTGGCGGCGTCTTCTTTTCACATATTGGCGACAAGATAGGACGCAAGAAAACCCTTGCGATCACCCTTTCACTGATGGGATCATCAACCGTTGCCATGGGGCTATTGCCAACTTATGAAAGCATCGGTGTTCTGGCTCCGATACTGCTCACCATACTGCGTTTGTTACAAGGTGTTGCTCTCGGCGGCGAATGGGGTGGCGGCGTTTTACTTGCCGTCGAATATTCGCCGCCGAAAAAACGTGGTTTTTTTGGTGCTGTACCACAAACAGGCGCTATGCTTGGTTTGGCTTTGGGAAATGCAATTACCTCGCTTCTAAGCTATGTCTTTTCCGAACAGACTTTTTTGGATTACGGTTGGCGCATACCATTCATCCTCTCAATTGTTCTGGTCGTGATAGGCATGTGGATCCGAAATTCGATTGATGAAACACCGTCATTCAAGCGGGTTTTAGCGGCCAACAAGACCAATCGCATTCCATTGTTTGATACATTCAAAACCCATAAACGGGAAGTCCTGGTTGCAATAGGGGCCAAAGTTGTCGAAACGTCGACTTTCTTTCTTTATGCAACATTTACAATCTCCTATTTGGTGGGGTTGGGTTATGAGCGCACAACAGTTTTGAGTATCGTGCTTGTATCGTCTGTTTTTGCCTTTCCGATGATGCTCGTATTTGGGGCTTTATCAGATCGGGTAGGACGCAAGAACGTGTTTGTCGGAGGTACGGTGGCGCTCATTCTATGGGCTTATCCATATTTTTGGTTGCTCAATCAGGGGTCGCTGGGCTGTATCTTCTGGGCGATATTTGTTGGCTTGGCGATTATCTGGCCAACCTATGGTGCCATGATCGGCACGGTGCTTGCGGAGGCTTTTCCAGCGGATATACGCTATACAGGAATGTCACTCGGTTATCAGCTGGGTGCTGCCATTGTGGGACTGGCTGATGCCGTTGATCGCGACAGCTTTGTTGGCACTTTATGGCGGAAGCTATATACCGATTGTCATCTTCCTTATCTGTTGTGGTATGATCTCCTTATTGGCCATGGCCTTTACCAAAGACCGTACTGGTGCCGATCTTGA
- the ptsP gene encoding phosphoenolpyruvate--protein phosphotransferase: MRETHVGPKVILKRLREFMARAMDSQERLDLIVREIARNMDAEVCSFYVLRSDNMLELYATEGLNPGAVHLSELRLGQGLVGTIAATARPLNLTDARKHPAFAYLPETGEEIYSSFLGVPILRAGRTLGVLVVQNRNKRGYSDEEVEALETVAMVLAEMVAAGDLPRLTRPNVDVDMRRPFTLVGQSLNEGIGLGHIVLHEPRLVVTNLFNENSSAEIEKLTKAINSLRLSIDDMLSRSDVASEGEHREILETYRMFANDRGWIRRLEEAIKNGLTAEAAVEKVQSDTRARMVHLTDPYLRERLSDFDDLANRLLYQLMGRTRETINADLPTDSIIVARSMGAAELLDYPRDRIRGLVLEDGASTSHVAIVARAMSIPVVGQVKGVVSLSENGDTVIIDGDDGKVYLRPVLDVESAFVEKARFRARKQKIYRDLRDVPANTKDGRHITLLINAGLLVDLPQLDESGAEGIGLFRTELQFMIASTFPRAHEQEKLYRNVYKEIGDKPVTFRTLDIGGDKVLPYFRSKGKEENPALGWRAIRLTLDKPALMRTQLRALLKASGGRELRIMLPMVTEVSEIYRTRQLIDREVAYLTRFGHAMPTRLKLGAMVEVPALLFQLDELMRVVDFVSVGSNDLFQFMMAIDRGNSEIAHRFDQLSAPFLRALRKIIEAGERNSTPVTLCGEMAGKPLLALALLGLGFTRISMTPAAIGPIKAMLLGLDIGDLQQELLAELQKNQTDTLRHWLMHYAEDNNVSL; encoded by the coding sequence ATGCGGGAGACCCATGTAGGCCCCAAAGTTATTCTGAAGCGTCTACGCGAGTTTATGGCACGCGCCATGGACTCACAAGAGCGACTTGACCTTATTGTTCGTGAAATCGCTCGCAATATGGACGCCGAGGTTTGCTCCTTCTATGTTTTACGTTCCGACAATATGTTGGAACTTTATGCGACAGAAGGCCTTAATCCCGGCGCTGTCCACCTTTCGGAATTACGTTTGGGGCAAGGTCTGGTGGGAACCATTGCAGCCACTGCCCGTCCGCTCAATCTGACAGATGCAAGAAAACATCCGGCATTTGCCTATCTTCCTGAAACGGGTGAAGAAATCTATTCGTCATTTCTCGGTGTTCCAATCTTACGCGCCGGTCGCACATTAGGTGTTCTCGTTGTCCAGAACCGCAATAAACGTGGTTATAGTGACGAGGAAGTCGAAGCCCTTGAGACGGTTGCCATGGTTCTTGCAGAAATGGTTGCTGCAGGTGATCTTCCGAGGCTTACCCGTCCCAATGTCGATGTGGACATGCGCCGCCCGTTCACACTTGTCGGCCAATCACTTAACGAAGGCATCGGCCTTGGCCATATTGTTCTTCACGAACCGCGTCTGGTTGTGACCAACCTCTTCAATGAAAATAGCAGTGCGGAAATCGAGAAGCTCACAAAAGCAATCAACTCGTTGCGTCTATCAATCGATGACATGCTTTCAAGAAGTGATGTTGCCAGTGAAGGTGAACACCGCGAAATTCTTGAAACCTATCGTATGTTTGCCAATGACCGCGGGTGGATCAGGCGGCTTGAAGAAGCAATCAAAAACGGTTTGACTGCGGAAGCGGCCGTTGAAAAAGTTCAAAGTGATACGCGCGCACGTATGGTTCACCTGACAGACCCCTATTTGCGTGAACGGTTGTCAGATTTTGACGATCTCGCCAATCGCCTGCTTTACCAATTGATGGGGCGCACGCGCGAAACAATCAATGCCGATTTGCCCACCGATTCAATTATTGTCGCCCGCTCGATGGGGGCGGCAGAATTATTGGATTATCCGCGTGACCGTATTCGTGGCCTTGTTTTGGAAGATGGGGCCTCGACAAGCCATGTGGCGATTGTTGCCCGTGCCATGTCGATACCGGTTGTGGGGCAAGTCAAAGGGGTCGTGTCTTTATCGGAAAATGGCGACACTGTGATAATTGACGGTGATGACGGCAAAGTTTATCTGCGCCCTGTACTGGATGTTGAAAGTGCTTTCGTCGAAAAAGCGCGGTTTCGTGCCCGCAAACAAAAAATCTATCGTGATTTGCGCGATGTACCGGCCAATACAAAAGATGGCCGCCACATTACTTTGCTCATTAATGCCGGTCTCCTCGTCGATCTACCACAACTGGATGAATCGGGAGCGGAAGGCATTGGCCTTTTCCGCACCGAATTACAGTTCATGATTGCCTCGACATTTCCTCGCGCCCACGAACAGGAAAAACTCTATCGCAATGTCTATAAGGAAATTGGCGACAAGCCGGTTACTTTCCGGACGCTGGATATCGGTGGAGACAAGGTATTGCCCTATTTCCGCAGCAAAGGCAAAGAAGAAAACCCTGCCCTCGGCTGGCGCGCTATCCGCCTGACGCTTGACAAACCGGCATTGATGAGAACGCAATTGCGCGCTTTGCTGAAAGCTTCCGGCGGACGGGAATTGCGCATCATGCTTCCTATGGTCACCGAAGTTTCTGAGATTTACCGCACGCGTCAATTAATTGATCGGGAGGTTGCTTATCTTACGCGTTTTGGTCATGCAATGCCAACGCGGTTGAAATTGGGAGCTATGGTGGAAGTACCGGCACTCCTGTTCCAGCTTGATGAACTCATGCGTGTTGTCGACTTTGTGTCCGTCGGCTCCAATGATCTTTTTCAATTCATGATGGCAATCGATCGGGGAAATTCTGAAATAGCCCATCGTTTTGACCAACTTTCTGCTCCGTTCTTACGCGCTTTACGCAAAATTATCGAAGCAGGCGAGCGAAACAGCACACCAGTGACTTTGTGCGGTGAAATGGCAGGAAAGCCATTGTTAGCGCTGGCGTTACTTGGGCTCGGTTTTACACGCATCTCAATGACACCAGCGGCGATTGGCCCCATTAAAGCTATGCTGCTTGGATTGGATATCGGCGATTTGCAACAAGAACTTTTAGCGGAATTGCAAAAGAACCAAACAGATACGCTGCGTCATTGGCTAATGCATTATGCTGAGGATAATAACGTCTCCTTGTGA